TCCAGTTAAATATAGTGCTTTCAAAACAAACAGTACTTATTATATAAGGTCCTTTTTGATAACAAATTGAGGACTGTAgtcattttccacaaaaataaattcacacacacacccaaTGTGTATgtaacatacaaaatgtgcaataTTCTCAGAAACTGTTCACAGTTATTCAAAGTTACTATTTCTGTTGTGAGTTTCATTTTTGTACTAAGGGGATACCTTCTTGCTCAGGCCCAAAGTCTGTATTTCTTTCACTCTCtgcaacaaaacaaagaaatcaCAGAAGGTTAAAAAAAAGGTGTCACAGCTACATTAAAtggtaaaatgaaaagataagcAACACAGATGATAGTGTTTGAAATGGGAAAGTAGTTATGAATGGCAGTGAAGCAACGCAACTAAAGCTGGTACCAATGACAATATGACGAATGTACCTCTTGATTATATTCATACAATAGTGTTTATACtattaaaataacctttttcaGTGGTCCCTAAGTTCTTCATCAAGCGTACAGTATTACCTACTCAGACTTCGGACACAGCGAAGCATTTCTAATtgcactaaaaataaaagttaaaataaaagcaaaaattaacataaagctgaaatatttaatttctgcTGCATTAATTCCACCAATTGTAACtgaatatacacatatacatatacaatttattttactgCAAACTCTTAATTTCAGATCACAGTTGTATCAACATGTTACTTACCACGGATTGTAACTCTGAATGTCTTATATTTGGTCTCTCGGCTGCAGATGACCTGTAGTTTATAAACTCCAGTGTGTTCagttctggtgtttgtgatggtcagagatccagacTCATAATTCAGATTCAATTTGCCTCTGAATCTCCCGTCAGCACCATCATATGTAGAGATATTTTCCTTTGTTTCACCTTTAGCGACTGGACAGTCTTCAGGTCCAAACATCCACAGTATAAGGTCATCTTCTTGTATTTCAATATCGCTGTTTAGcgtgactgaatctccctccatcccTGACACAGTCTTATCTTTATTTTGTCCCAGCACCacataaaagagaaaaacatgAACATTATAACAGACAGTCTTACTGCTACAGTAACACTGAAGCTAAATTACAGcagtaaaacatgtttaaaagctaatttcattcattcacttccTCACACAAAACCATTGTGATGGAAAAGAGAAGTGTTAGCATTCATCAAAACATCATCTTTTGTACTCTACACAAGAAATAATTTATACAGGTTTGCAATgacatttttgttagtttggtTGAACTAATTATGTAGAGTAAACATGAATaactgaagaaaaataaattagtgaCTCTTAACAGTATTTCAGACTATGCCATGAAATGAGAAAATCCACCTTTTATTGATATAATTTGAGAAAAGCAGAGAAAATGGGTgggaaataaatgacaaaaatagtGCAATGAACAGAAGTGTCTGCACTGATGAAATTTTGCTAACGTCAGTTTTACAGAGTGTGTGCCTTTAAGCATTGAAGTTGTTAAAAATAGTACTAAATATGatctaaatatttaattattacatcATCACATTACTCACCATGGGAAATAACCATGAATCTCTTGCATGTGCTCTTTTTGCCTCTGGTGATTTGAAGTGTATAAACGTCTGAATGAGCTCTGCTGATGTTCCTGATGGTCAGATCTCCAGTTTTCTGGTTTAACTGCAGTCggtctctgaatctcccatcaggACCTTCATAGAATAAGGTCTGATTGGTGGCTTGGTTGAGTTCGGCGATTAATATGTCTTTATCGCTAAACTTCCACAGTATCCTGTCATCATTCTTCAGCTCAGTAACATCAGTTTgtagagtgacagaatctcccaCTGTATGTTTCAGCATGTTCACTGCACAAAGTCACAGTGCAACATAGGAGAAAAACATATTAATGTGCAGCTAAGTGATACAGTATGTCAAAAATTGATGATAATATTCGGCAAGAGTGCAGAACTCACTCAGTGATTTTGCATTGAAGTGATTGAAAGGAAGTGATTTGGATAATGTGCAGTTTGATACCAGTTATATTGGTATCTTTAAGTAAATAAGATTTTATATGCTCCTTTTGTATTAATTTACCAAAAAGCAGTACTTGGTTACTACAGTATGTCtagatcaggggtgtcaaactcagttcctggagggccggagccctgcagagtttagatggaaccctaattaaacacacctgatccagctaatcaagtccttcaggcttatttgaaaacttcatggtttgtgtgttggagcagggctggaactaaactctgcagggctgcggccctccaggaactgagtttgacaccctggtctagatttatatatatatatatatatatatatatatatatatatatatatttataactgtattgattttgcaataaataatttGCATGTACATTATAAGATATACATTTTAGCTATATTGTGCAGGTACAATCCAGattattgataaaaaaataataataattgtgttaCTCACAGCAAACAAGAACGTTGAATTTCTTGTACGAGACTTTATTGCTGCTCTTGATCTGCAGTTCGTAAACTCCAGAGTCAGTGCTTTTAGTGTTCGCGATGGTGAGATCTCCAGTTTGATCGTCCAACTTCAGTCTGTCTTTGAAGACGCTGTTCTCACTGCTCTCTCTATCGAGTTTGGATATGAGGGCATCTTCAAACATCCACAGAATCTGATCATCTTCCTGTAGTTCAGTAACACTGGTCTGCAGATGGACAGGTTCTCCCTCTGTGAATTCTAGTGTGTCCTCTTCATGTAACAtagaaacagaaacagaaaataaatgaaaatgtgtagATGAACAACTTAACACCCACTAAAGAGTCCCAAAAAGCTCAAATCAAATAAAGTAATAGTATAAAGGATATTAAAGgtattataataaacaatatttgaaatatttaagaaGCTCACCTCGTACAATAACTTTGAATCTCTTCATTTTTGCTTTTCTGCCAGTGATCTTTATCTGATAATCTCCAGAGATTGCAATCCTGATGTCGCTGATGGTCAGATCTCCAGTCTGACGGTCCAGCTGCAGTTTGTCTCTGAATCGCTCATCATCAGCGTATGATATGTTACCAGCCTTTTTGTAGATTTGAGCGATGACTGTATCTTGAGGTCCAAACATCCAGAGTACTTAATTGTCTCTCTGGACTTCAGTAGCACCAGTTTTCAGCGTGACGGAATTTCCCTCCGACACTGACaccgttttcttttctttctcaacATCAAGTGAATGGAGAAGATGTAAAATGTTGTAACATAGAAGAACATGAAAAAGCTTGTACATGAATGACCACAGATGAAAGGGTTAAACCCCTTAGCAttcctgtaaaatttaattaaacttgTGGGCGGTACAGTGGAATGCTAACAGGTAAATTTACAACATATTTCTAATCTTGGCTGCAATGATGTAGGAGATAAATTGCAGCTGTGTTTATATTTGGACCAGTGGAAGATGTTATCCAAACATATTGTTTGCCAAGCCATGTTTGCACTGTACTAGGTAGATTGTGTTGGTCATTATAGAAATGATCTAGCTGCGTCTGTGTTTAATGTGCACATTGTCAGAAGATCAACTACAGAACTTTCCACTCCCATCAGTGCTTTTTGCCCTGTTTAGCAAATATGGCCCTACAACTTTTATATGCCTACCTTTCTGTTTACTGTATCTGACCATACAGTAAATCACAACCGGAGATACAACCACAAACGGCAGGACACAAATCAGCACAATATAAACAGTGGACACACCCGGATCTGGAACGGCTGAAGAGAGACAGTCATTAGTGTAAATAAATCACATGTGGGATTCTAGTATGAGGAAATCATTCTTTTAATGTGAAGTACATACTGACAAAAATGTTGAATCTCTTGTATAATGTCTCTTTACTGTTGGAGATCTGTAGCTGATAAACTCCAGCGTCTGCGGTTCTGACGTCTCTGATGGTAAGAGATCCTGTCTGATTTTCAAGATGTAGTCTCTGTATATATCATCTGAATTCAGTGTGATCTCATGAATCTTAATGCTCATTTCAGCTATAAGGCTGTCTGGATTCGTAGGTCCAAATGCCCACCGTATTAGATCACGTTTCTGTGAATCAGTAACACCAGTGTGTAGAGTAACAGAATCTCcttctttcttgttttctaaCCCTGCAAAAATCACATCTGGAAAACGAACCGGAGCGAGGAGTAAGgaaaagaaacataaaaaaatagtgTAAAAATATCTGAGCTTCTCACCATGGACAGTAACACTGAATGTCTGGAGGAAGGTCTCGTTGCTGATGATCTTCAGATGATAATTTCCAGAGTGTTTGGTTCTGATGTCCCTGATGTTCAGAGATCCAGTCTTATTGTCCAACTGCAGTCTGTCTTCAAACCTCCCATCATCAACATCGTATAATGAGACTGCCTGAGTTTTCCCATCAATTTTAGCGATAATAGTGTTTTGAGATCCATACATCcacattaacaaaaatattcgGTTTATTTCAGTGACATCAGTGTGTAGAGTGAGACAATCTCCCTCCTTCACTGATACTTTTTCCATGTCCCCAAACTCACCTGCAGAACAAACTGAGGAAAACAAGGAAtagatttttaacaaatagcagataataaatgaaatggatataaatgtttatttgacattttcaagATGAGTATATATGACCAAATAGTATGACTGATGTCTAACCGTTGCCCACTGTCACCTGTGCAAATTACGTGACGCGGAACTTCTGTCCCCGGATGTAGGCTATATAATACAGGAAAAGTTATCTTAAAGTTATTTACGCAGTTATTAAGTTTCTTAGTAAATTGTTTTCTTCCTCATttgaatatttcagttttatcaaTAGCCtattaccagtgttggggagtaactagttacatgtaacgaaATTACGTAATTACAAcataaaagtaactgtaatctgttacagttactgagaaaaaaaatgtgtaattaaattacagatgttaattattacaaaggggttacatctgaatattttcacacacatacagatttgattgatttctttcccaaattgcattgacttCTCTAAACTACGAAACACcagtgtttcaggagtttaaGACAGAACAGGACATATGCttatttaataacttttttatttattaaattttatttcctattaggttttatgtatatgctttatttttttaagattaaattattttttttttagatgccaGTGCcagtttcctgtcatagctatgcaaagacttgatttcaaaaacagtatcatagcgaTTAAACTGCGtcttgttttgattttaaatctgtatttgacttcagaatgatctcaaagtaaaaagaggtgctaaagtcaggtggtggctgtgctttaaaattaaatttgtataatcttaattcaaatgatgaaagattttgaaagtctgacagtaaacAGTGTTGAGtgctactgtaaggttaaccctgcctgctttacatgtttcaaaatgattaacagttgaaaacatttgttagagtaatcaaataaaaagtaatcaaatgtaatcagttacattaataaagtaactgaaatagttacactacttattacattgtaaatagggtaacttgtgaTCTGTTAACCTATtgcatttccaaagtaaccttcccaacattGCCTATTACACACATTCCTTTGTGTTCATGGACCTGTTTTGAATCACAGATTTTCGCTTGGTAGAACTTTTTCTGAGATTATAGATACACGATTTGTACAAATAATCGAGACTAGTTGTATTTTGCTTCTTCTGCTGGTTCTGTTCATGCACAATATATAACAACATGAAACCGAAAGTACTGAAGAAATAAACTGAAATCAACTTACCGTCCAAAAGTAATAcgaaagaaacaaataaaaacactttcttCATGTTGCTGCAGAATTCAAGATCATGATCCTGACTCGAGTTCCCGTCCTGTCAGTCTGTCTTTTCTTACTAACACACCCAAACAGTCTGAGTCTGACAGAAAGCTTTCACTTTTGGAA
The sequence above is a segment of the Onychostoma macrolepis isolate SWU-2019 chromosome 22, ASM1243209v1, whole genome shotgun sequence genome. Coding sequences within it:
- the LOC131530604 gene encoding uncharacterized protein LOC131530604, translated to MFGPQDTVIAQIYKKAGNISYADDERFRDKLQLDRQTGDLTISDIRIAISGDYQIKITGRKAKMKRFKVIVREDTLEFTEGEPVHLQTSVTELQEDDQILWMFEDALISKLDRESSENSVFKDRLKLDDQTGDLTIANTKSTDSGVYELQIKSSNKVSYKKFNVLVCLNMLKHTVGDSVTLQTDVTELKNDDRILWKFSDKDILIAELNQATNQTLFYEGPDGRFRDRLQLNQKTGDLTIRNISRAHSDVYTLQITRGKKSTCKRFMVISHDKTVSGMEGDSVTLNSDIEIQEDDLILWMFGPEDCPVAKGETKENISTYDGADGRFRGKLNLNYESGSLTITNTRTEHTGVYKLQVICSRETKYKTFRVTIRESERNTDFGPEQEGIPLVQK